The nucleotide window CGCAACCCGGAAAAAACAATAAAAAGGATTGATGATTTTTTAAAGATTGATGAATCCTTTTTCCCTTTTTTTATTTTAGAATAAACAGTTTTTAGATAAAATAAACAGTCTTTAAATAAAAATAACAGCCCTTAGATAAGATAAAAAGTCTTTAGATAATATAAACAGTTTTTTAGATAAATAATATTTTAAATTTTAGAGTATCCCTGATAACAATATTCATGTTATCTTAACAGTTTTCCTCCCAGTATGAAGATTGAATATAAACTTTTCTATTTTTTAATGATGTGAATACTTTATATCAATTGATATGTCAAAATACAATTTGTAATCTGTTTAACAAGCATAAGGGAGGTGAAACAATACGAAAGCAAGCGATTACATACAGAAAGTTAATCCCATTACTCCTCATTACATTAACTGTGCTATTTTGTGCCAGTACTGTCTCTGCGGCGGATGAAGCCATTTATGTGAATGGTTCCTACGGTAATGATAGCTGGAATGGTCAAACATGGCAAACAGCCAAATTAACCATCCAAAACGCAACAGGAACCGTAAGCCCCAACGGAGTGATAACCATTGCCGATGGAGTTTACTCAGGAACTGGCAACACCAACATCACCATTAACCAGAACATGACCATACAGGGCCTAAGCCAGGCTGGGACCATAATAGATGGAACCGGTAACAGCTGGATATTCAGTATCACTAGTGGAACAAACGTCAAAATCAGCGATCTAACCATAACCAACGCAACTAATGGTGATGGTGGTGCTATCTACAATAATGGTGCACTTACTGTAACCAACAGCCTGTTTAACGCTAACAATGCAACTCACTTTGGTGGAGCCATCTACAACAATGAAGATTTAACTGTAATCGACAGTATCTTCACCAGCAACAGTGCAACTGGTCGTAGTGGTGCTATCTACAACGGGGATACTTTGAATGTGACTGGGAGTACCTTCATCGGTAACAGCGCAGGTAGTAGTGGAGCTATTGGTAATTATGGTAAGATGACTGTAACCAGCAGTACCTTCACCAATAACAATGCAACTACCTATGGTGGAGCTATCTACAACTATGAGACTTTGAATGTGACTGACAGTACATTCATCGGTAACAACGCAAATCAGGGCGGTGCCATCTTTAACAATGAAGCTGTAACTGTAACTAACAGCAATTTCGCGAAAAACACTGCAACTAACAATGGTGGAGCTATCTACAACGATAGTACTATGACCGTAACTGGCAGTACTTTCTCAGGTAACACAGCAACTAACAATGGTGGAGCTATCTACAATGGTTATAAAACCAATGTAACTAGCAGTACTTTCACTGACAATTACGCTACTGCTTATGACGGTGGGGCCATCTACAATGATTATATTTTGATTGTAAAGGGCAGTACTTTCACCAACAACATTGCAGATTATGAGGGTGGTGCTATCTACAACCGTGATACCGCAACTGTAACCGGCAGTACTCTCACCAGTAACAATGCAAATACCAATGGTGGGGCTATCTACAGTTCAGATTCCTTGACTGTAGCAGACAGTATCTTATCATACAACACTGCAGAAAATGGTGGAGCTATCTACAATGATTATCATCTGAGTGTCAACAACAGCACATTCTTCAAGAACATGGCCCGTGAAGGTGGTGCTATTTCTTCTGAAGGTGATGTTACTATGCATTTTAACCGAATCGTTGAAAACATTGCAGAATACGGTAGTGCTATCTACAATTCTAAGGGAGATGTGAATGTCACTGATAACTGGTGGGGTTCTAATGATCCAGATTTAGGCACTCTGATTGATGGACATGCAAATTACTCTCCATGGTTATATCTGACCTTTAGCGCAGATCCACAGAGCATTCCTCAAGGATCCACGTCCACATTAACCGCCAGTTTCAACCAGGACACCGATGGGGTTATCATCACACCACTTAACCCAGTAAACGGCCACATACCAGATGGTACACCAGTGACCTTTACCACCACTTTAGGTAACGTGGGCAGTAAATCCGTGGAAAAATACACCATAAACGGCATAACCACTGCCACTCTCCGTGCAGATGAAGCAGCAGGTAGTGCAGTAGTAGGTGTACTGGCAGACAGTCAGCCATTGACTTCTACCGTAACCATCACACCAGGCAGTACCGATACAAATACCAGTACCAACCAGGCAGGCACCAGTAACAGTGTCAACGCAGCAACCACTACCAATACTGTGGGAATGCAAAGCACTGGAGCACCAATCGTGCCACTGGCCATTGGTATCTTAAGTGTACTGGGTGGATTAGCCGCAACCCGGAAAAAACAATAAAAAGGATTTGATGATCACAAGTAAGATCTAGTGAATCCTTTTTCCCCCCTTTTTTATTTTTACAATTTTTTACATTGCTTTATACTTCTGGTGAATTCTGTTTCAATAATCTCTGAGACATTTCAATAATCTCTGAGATTTCAGTTAGATTCCCATACTTGGCAGGCACTCACCCACCCACTCCCACAGACATGGAAAAGTTTTTATATCGAAATTGCAAAAAAGAACGTATCGATCTTACGATCCACTCATAGATCCATCAGTTCAGCCTCAGGCAACCTACAGTTTACCTGATGCGGGCGGATACAAATATACCATTTAAACTTGGATACAAATCAGATAAAGCCATACCGGCTGATAATCAAAAATCAGTGCCCCAGAACGCTACTTGGACCATATATCCACGACCCATTGAAAACAATGTTAAACACGGAAGACGAAGAATTCAAGATCATATTTGAAAAGTTGAGCAAAATCCCCTATGAGTCACACTGGTGGATTCGGGTTCCAGTTGAGCTGGTACTTGAAGGAGGGCCTAGTGACTGTTCTGATAGAGCTTATGCGTTAGCAGATTACTGTGAAAAGAACAATATTCCTTATTCTTTCATTTTAACTCTATTCAACAATCCCTTATCACTTCACATGGCCCTGGTGGTAGATGGTTTAGTTTATGATCCTATGTTGTCAGATTACGCTATGGCCATTAAGGATTATAAAAAATTTCTCGGAGGATTTTACAGTAGAGTTTTCGGATCCTGGATTCAAAAAATAATTCCATAAAAATAATTCCACAAGAATTTTTTTTCTTTTAAATTTTTCTTAAATTCATTAAACAAATTAGCGAACGTTGTTAAACAGGTTAGCGAACGCTATGAAGGAAAGTGAATGGCAGATTAGGTTATAAAATTTGAGATTAATAAAATGTGAGGCGACAAAAATGGAGTAAATTTAACTTTAGATTTAGATGATAACAATATTAGAATTGATAAATTGTATTAAAAAAAGGTTTCAGTTTAATTTTTATAGTGAAAATAATAGTGAAATAAAGGCCGTTATAAAATAGTAGTCTTATAGTGAAAATAATGATTTTATAATAAAATAGTAATCTTATAATGAAAATAATGGCCGGCGGCGTTATGAGCTTCCCATAGGCTCTCGCCCACAGTACAACATCAAAACGTGGGAGGACTTTACTTCTGGGATCGAAACGAGACCAGGTGTAGCCCCTCCGCTATGGCCGCCGTGCCAAATGAAACAACCTATGAAGTTGGTTTTAGCATGAAAAACCTACAGATGAGTCTGTTAGGTTACAGGTCCATTGACCCGTGGCATGAATTCCAATTTAATTTAATATATCTGAATTGATTTAAGTTACTTCATGACTTTTTTCACTTGGAAGTAACGTTAAATCAGGAAACTGTATTTAGTAATTTATGGCTAATTCAATGTATTTTATGGTATTTACTGAAATTCAATGTTAAATGTGGTGAATATGATTGATTTTATATCCTTAACTTTTAATGAAATGGTAAATCCCTCATTAAGAGGGGGTTCCCCTCCACCAGAGGTGAAGGGGATATGGGGTTAAATTAAAGGGGGGGTTGTCCCCTCCATTAGGAAGGGACAGGGAGTAAATGTAAATTAAACCCTCACAATAAGAGGGGGGGTTCCCCTCCACCATAGGTGAAGGGGAGGGGGTGATCCCTCCACAAGGGAGGGGTCAACATAAAGGGGGGAATCCCCTCAAAATATGAGGGGACGAATGGGGTTAATATGACATAGAATACTCTCCTACAGGTAATATCAAACCAAATGGAGATATAATAAAAAGTCAAAAAGAATTGACCCAATCTATGTTAAATAAATTATAGAGTAAATATGAATGGCCGGCAGCGTTATGAGCTTCCCATAGACTCTCGTCCACAGTACAACAACAAAACGCAGGAGGACTTCACTTCTGGGATCGAAACGAGACCAGGTATGGCCCCTCCGCTATGGCCGCCGAACCAATATGAACATATGAAATGGATAAATGAATTAAGGATTCTTCTACACAAAACATACACTATCATGTGCAAAAGCATAATAAACGCACACTTTCACCCTAACTGAATACACCTGACTAGAACAACCATCACAATATAAAATCTCTTAAAATACACTAATTTGAGATGGTGCACTGAAATTAATGCCATCGGACGTTGGAAACCGCAGACTAAACAACTCGGCCCAAAGGCCTCGAAGCTTACATCCCAGTCCCATCAAACAAGTCTTCTACTCATGTCCTAAAGCTGTCTATTTTCGGGGGAAACCTCAGGCTTAGATGCTTTCAGCCTTTATAATCTAGCGCGTAGCTGCCCGGCACTGCCTTATCAGACAACCGGTAGACCAGAGGCGCCGACGGCTCGTTCCTCTCGTACTGGAGCCACCTTCCCCTCAGACAACAACACAATTCCATTAGATAGCAACCAACCTGTCTCACGACGGTCTAAACCCAGCTCACGTTCCCCTTTAATGGGCGAACAACCCCACCCTTGGGTGCTGCTGCACACCCAGGATGGAAAGAACCGACATCGAAGTAGCAAGCCGCAGGGTCGATATGGGCTCTTGCCTGCGACCACCCAGTTATCCCCGAGGTAGCTTTTCTGTCATCTCATGCCCCCATCGACGAGGACTATGAGGTTCGTTAGGCCCGGCTTTCGCCTCTGGATTCCGTACTATGGGGAATCCAGTCAGGCCGGCTTTTGCCCTTACACTCTACGGTGGATCTCTGTCCCACCTGAGCCGACCTTTGGGCGCGCTTGATATCTTTTCAAGCGCGTGCCGCCCCAGCCAAACTGCCCATCTACCGGTGTCCTCCACACATGTGGAGTTAGAAACACAGTCATGAGAAGGTGGTGTCTCAACGACGGCTCCACTAGACCTGGCGACCTAGTTTCGAAGCCTCCCACCTACACTGCATACCCATGACCAAGCCTCAACGGCAGACTGCAGTAAAGCTCTACGGGGTCTTCGCTTCCCAATGGAATTCTCTGGCTTGTGCACCAGAATAGCAGGTTCACTAGGTTCTAGCTAGGGACAGTGGGGACCTCGTTCTACCATTCATGCAGGCCGGTACTTATCCGGCAAGGCATTTCGCTACCTTAAGAGGGTTATAGTTACCCCCGCCGTTTACCGGCGCTTCACCCGGTTGAACCCGGGCTTCACGTGCCGGCACTGGGCAGGTGTCGCCCCCAGTACACACCCTTTCGGGCTTGCTAGGAGCTATGTTTTTATTAAACAGTCGGGCCCCCCTAGTCACTGAGACCAGCTTCTCACAAAGCTGGCACTCCTTATCCCAAAGTTACGGAGCTATTTTGCCGATTTCCCTTAGCTAGTTTACCCTAAAACGCCTTAGGCTTCTCACCTAGGGGCACCAGTGTCGGATCTCGGTACGAAAACAATGGATTCAAATCTAATTCCCTTTTCATGGACTCCATGGATCAGCACGAACCATCCATACAGACGGCTAATTCAAGTCTACACCATGGTTCTCGCTATTACAGCTCTCCCCAGGCTTAAACAATTAAATGGGACGACAATCCCACACGGCCTACCTCAAAGCGTCAGAAATTAGACATAGCGTCACCGCGTACCATCATTGTACAGGAATATTAACCTGTTTCCCTTTCGGCCAATTCGAATTACGATTGGTCTTAGGATCGACTAACCCTTGGCTGACGAACATTGCCAAGGATCCCTAGCCCCTTCGGCGGTAAAGATTCTCACTTCACTTTGCTGCTACTACTACCAGGATCCGCATTCCTGCCAGGTCCACTGGAATTCACACCCCAGCTTCCACCCTGACAGAACGCCTCCCTACATAATCACCTTTCGGTGTACTAAGGTATCGGTAGCCGGCTTAATCCCGTCCATTTTCGGTGCCATTGACCTCGATGGGTGATCTGTTACGAACTCTTTAAAGGGTGGCTGCTTCTAAGCCCACCTTCCCATTGTCTGGGGCCAAAGACCCCCTTATACTAATCCGGCATTTAGGGACCTTAACCTTAGTCTGAGTTGTTTCTCTTTCGGGACACAGGCTTACCCCGCGCCCCTCACTCCAACCTTCTACAGCGGTGACGAGTTCGGAGTTTTACAGGATGCCGAGGGATTTCTCCCCCTAAACACCCAATTAGTGCTCTACCTCGCCACCTACCTCCAGTCAGGCTGACCTTCGAGTCATTTCGAGAGGAACCAGCTGTCACCGGCCTTGATTGGCCTTTCACCACTAGCCCAAGGTTAGGGGAGTGTTTCGCACGACAACAACCCTTCAGACCTCCATCACTCGTAAAAGCGACTTCATCTTACCCTGGGTTAGATCGACCGGCTTCGGGTTTTAATGCTGTGACTCCAGGCCCTATTAAGACCTCGCCCCTCACACAAAGTGCTGCGGGCATGTTGGTTTCCCTCCGACTACGAAGATAATCTTCTTAGTCTCGCCACAACAGAAAACTCCCTGGCCCGTGTTTCAAGACGGATAACATGACTTTAGTCCATACCTCTTCATAATCCCACGTTGCCATGGTTTCTTTCAGAAGATTTCATTCCTTCCAAGCCATGCTAGGCTGTCACCATCTGGTTTCAGGTTCTTTTCACCCCCCTTTAGGGGTTCTTTTCAGCTTTCCCTCACGGTACTAGTACGCTATCGGTCTTGAGACGTATTTAGGATTAGGAGTCGATGCCTCCCACATTCACGCCGGATATCCAACCGACGCTACTCAAGAACCCTAGTCAAATCCACTCAGATTACGTTTACGGGGCTTTCACCCTCTACGGCCAAGTCTTTCCAGTACTATTTCAACTTCTCCAAGACGGATCTTTAACAGGGGCCTATAAACCACATCTTCCACTTATTACTAAGAGGAATTCAGTTTGTCCTACAGCCGTTTTCGCTCGACGTTACTCACGGCATCGCTATTTGCTTTCTTTTCCTCTGCCTACTAAGATGTTTCAATTCGGCAGGTTCCCGCTCCACATAGGGAGCATCTCCAAAGAAGGAAATGGGAAGTCCCATTAGGTAATCCTGGGTTCAAAGGATGCATGCTCCTCGCCCAGGCAATATCGCTGCTTGCCGCGACCCTCTTCAGCGACTCAAGCCAAGCCATCCCCCAGATGGTTTAAGTAGCATTAATTTCAAGCTCAATCTATTACAAACTAAGCATTTTTTAAAATATTACATTATTACTGCTATTCTAATCAGTTAATGCCAGTAGGGTTACTTATGCACGGATATACATTGACAAACACAAATTCTCATTTGCATCGTCTTATCCCTTCACTAGCTATCACTCAGTGATACTAGCTGCACGTACAAATTAATTTCTTATGAATATGAAAAATGAGGTATGGACCCACCGGGATTTGAACCCGGGGCCTCCGCCTTGCAAGGGCGGCGCTCTCCCAGTCTGAGCTACGGGCCCACATTGTAAAGATGTTGGTACAAGAATACCATATTTGGTAGATATGATTTGGTGTTTAGCTGCACACCATACAAGATAAAATCTCCATTCTACATTTTTTTTATGTTTAAGGAGGTGATCCAGCCGCAGGTTCCCCTACGGCTACCTTGTTACGACTTCGCCCTCCTCAAAGAACCCAGATTCGACCATAACCAACAAAGACTATGGCCTCATCCAAACCCTTTTTGGGTGGCGTGACGGGCGGTGTGTGCAAGGAGCAGGGACGTATTCACCGCGCGGTTATGACACGCGATTACTACGCATTCCAGCTTCATGAGGGCGAGTTACAGCCCTCAATCCGAACTAAGGCTAGGTTTAGGAGATTACCTTCACTTTTCAGTGTCGGAACCCATTGTCCTAGCCATTGTAGCCCGCGTGTAGCCCAGGGGATTCGGGGCATACGGACCTACCGTCGTCCACTCCTTCCTCCAGTTTATCACTGGCGGTCCCCTTAGTGTGCCCGGCATCCCAAAGGATCCGCTGGTAACTAAGGGCGTGGGTCTCGCTCGTTGCCTGACTTAACAGGACGCCTCACGGTACGAGCTGACGGCGGCCATGCACCTCCTCTCAGCTTGTCAAGCAAGGTCATCAACCTGGCTATCATTCTGCTGTCGCCCCTGGTGAGATGTCCGGCGTTGAATCCAATTAAACCGCAGGCTCCACGCGTTGTGGTGCTCCCCCGCCAATTCCTTTAAGTTTCAGTCTTGCGACCGTACTTCCCAGGCGGTGGACTTAACAGCTTCCCTTCGGCACTGGGGCAGCTCGGAGCCATCCCAACACCAAGTCCACATCGTTTACGGCCAGGACTACCCGGGTATCTAATCCGGTTCGCGCCCCTGGCTTTCGTTACTCACCGTCAGGTCCGTTCCAGTTAGCCGCCTTCGCCACAGGTGGTCCTCCCAGGATTATAGGATTTCACCCCTACCCTGGGAGTACCGCTAACCTCTCCCGGCCTCAAGCCTAATAGTATCTCCAGCAATTCTCACGGTTAAGCCGTGAGATTTCACCAGAGACTTATCAAACCGGCTACGAACGCTTTAGGCCCAATAAAAATGGCCACCACTTGAGCTGCCGGTGTTACCGCGGCGGCTGGCACCGGTCTTGCCCAGCTCTTATTCCAAAAGCTTTTTACACTTAAGAAAAGCCACCCCGTTAAGAGTGGCACTTGGGTTTCCCCCGTCGCACTTTCGTGCATTGCGGAGGTTTCGCGCCTGCTGCGCCCCGTAGGGCCTGGAACCTTGTCTCAGGTTCCATCTCCGGGCTCTTGCTCTCACAACCCGTACAGATTACTGGCTTGGTGGGCATTTACCCCGCCAACTACCTAATCTGCCGCAGATCCATCCTTAGGCGCACGAATACATTTCAATAGAGTACCAATTCCAGGCAACTCTACATATCCGGTATTATCCCCAGTTTCCCGGGGTTATCCCAGTCCTAAGGGTAGGTTATCCACGTGTTACTGAGCCGTATGCCACGACCCCCGAAAGGATCGTACGACTTGCATGGCTTAATCGAAACCCAATAGCAGTGGCCTCCGCCAGGATCAAACGGATTTGTTTGACACAGCGGAAATGCCTATAAAGTCATTTTTTGGGAAAATATTCATTTTGGAAAAGTAAAAAAGGAGAAATATCAAGTTTGTTATGCAAACTAAATATCACCACATACTACCAAATATTTCATGGTATTTGTACCAACATCAAACCCGAATACGGTATGCTTGTCGCAAAGATTCAGGCCCTCATATATTTAGCCACCAATGGAAAATGCAGCTTTCATAGAGCGATATTTTCGCACTCCAGCCCACGCCTAATTAGTGGCACATACTATACACAGAGACCATACTTCTACAAAATTATTAGAAATTATTGCACAAAGTGTAAGAATTATCCACCGTATATGGTTTTAAACAACAAATATAAGCTTAATCTAAAGTTTTCAATAATCGGTTATTTTTTTATATAATTCACTTGATTTTAAAAAACAGGTTGGGATCAAATAATTTTGATGATTAATTTCTGCCATTTTTCTTAAGAAACAAAGAACTAATGAAAAAGTGTAAAAATTTTAAGAAAAAACAGTAAAAAGTAATAGATAGTTTAAACCAATTATAAGGATTCAAAAAAAAGGAACTAACAAGCCAAGGAATTCCTTGAAAACCCAGGATTCCTTGAATTATTTAAATTGAATTATTTTAAATTAATATTTGGATTCAAATATTAGATTGAATTATTCTAAATTGATATTTAAATTGAAATATTTAGATTGAAGTATTTTAAATGGAATTACTTATTTTAAATTGAATTCATTCTAAATAATTCTCTCCACAATCCTTCCAATCACCAGGGCTGCTATTTCTTCCTTGGTACTCAGGGGAATTTCCCATATGTCATCATCCACCAGAACCACTTTGTTCTGGTCTGATCCGAATCCTGCACCTGCTTCTGCCACGTCATTGGCCACCATCAGATCTGCACCGGATTCTCTCATTCTCCTCTTGGCTGATTCCACCAGTTCATTTCTGGAGACATTGTACTCTGCTTTGAAGCCCACCAGGTACAGTGCAGGGTTGTGTTCTTTGGCCTGGTTTATGATTTTAGGGGCTGGTTTGAGTTTTAGGGTTGCTTCACTGGCTGATGATATTTTAGATCCTCTCTCTGCTATGGATCCTTTTTCTGTTATGGATCCTACTTCTGCCACTGTGAAGTCACTGACTGCTGCTGCAGCAATGAACACATCACCGTCAATGAGGTTTTCTTCCAGTGCTTTTGCCATTTCCCGGCTGGATTCAACTTTTATCCGGTTAAATACTTTGGGAATTTCCACTTCCACCCTTCCCGTGATGATGGTGACTTCGGCACCGCGACGGAAGGCCTCCTTGGCCAGTTCAACACCCATCTTACCAGAGCTACGGTTGGTAATGCCTCGGATAGGGTCAATATCTTCATAAGTACCCCCTGCACTCACCAGAACATGCCGATCCTCTAAACCACCGGCAGAGGTTGCTTTCTGGGCCTGTAACACAATATCATCAACTGATGGAAATTTAGCCTTATTCTCTTCTTGTTTAGGCTCTATGAACACCACACCCTCTTTTTTGAGTTTCTGGATGTTCTCTTCCACTGCCCGGTACATGGACTGGTGCATGGATGGTACAAAAATAATGGGAGTGTCGTATCCACTGGCAGTTAACAGGAGAGTGTTTATGGGATTGTCAGCGATTTTATAAGCGAATTTGCTGATTACATTGGCAGTGGCTGGTGCCACCAGGATCAGGTCCTCATCCGCATACTTAACATGCTCAATGTTCCCGGTGAGTTTGGTTATCACCTGCTCTCCAGTGGCAAATTCAAGTGCATAGGGATTGATAATGTCACAAGCACCATCACTCATGAAACATTTAACCTGGAATCCCTTCCTTTTTAGTTCCCTGGCCAGTTTTACTGTTTCTACAGCGGCCACACTACCTGTAACACAGAGCATGATTGTCATGTATTATTCCCCCAATTAAACCTCAGATTTTCATAATTTTCAGGTATCCATATGATTTTGAAT belongs to uncultured Methanobacterium sp. and includes:
- the coaBC gene encoding bifunctional phosphopantothenoylcysteine decarboxylase/phosphopantothenate--cysteine ligase CoaBC; protein product: MTIMLCVTGSVAAVETVKLARELKRKGFQVKCFMSDGACDIINPYALEFATGEQVITKLTGNIEHVKYADEDLILVAPATANVISKFAYKIADNPINTLLLTASGYDTPIIFVPSMHQSMYRAVEENIQKLKKEGVVFIEPKQEENKAKFPSVDDIVLQAQKATSAGGLEDRHVLVSAGGTYEDIDPIRGITNRSSGKMGVELAKEAFRRGAEVTIITGRVEVEIPKVFNRIKVESSREMAKALEENLIDGDVFIAAAAVSDFTVAEVGSITEKGSIAERGSKISSASEATLKLKPAPKIINQAKEHNPALYLVGFKAEYNVSRNELVESAKRRMRESGADLMVANDVAEAGAGFGSDQNKVVLVDDDIWEIPLSTKEEIAALVIGRIVERII